Part of the Deltaproteobacteria bacterium genome, GAGGCTCCAATTTGTTGCCAGGTGTTCCAATAGTAATCGCGGATAAAGCGCTTCAACTCCGGGTCGCGCACGAGCACAAATGCCCATTCTTGCACATTGCCACCACTGGGTGCGCGGATGCCTGCATCAACAATTTTCTTCAGTACGTCTTCAGGAATGGGATCGGGCTTGAGGCGACGCATCGCCCGGGTTGAATAGATGATCTCAAAAATTCCTGGTTCGGCCATAGTCAAGTTGCTCCTTTTCTCTTCGTGAATTTCGCTAACTGGTGTTTACTGTTCCATGCGCGCCAGCACTTCCTCAGTGCTTCCACCATAGCTCTTTGCTGCATCGGCGTCGTACGTCAGCACAATGATGCTTGCTCCTGTGGGGCCACTAACGAGCGGTGACGCCGATTGGCCAGCGTCGACAAACCGTATGCTCTTTGGTGCTAATTCCTTTCCGTCGGCGAGAACTGAGCCGCGGTACACAACTTCATAGCGACCATAGGGGCTGACTGGAACTGTGAGTTCCATCTGTGGTGGACATTCGATCAGCTCTGCTGATGGTCCTCGCTGGGCCGGAATCAAGACTTTCCGCCGTGCCCCAGTATGTCCCGGCATCGGTTCCCATTCTACTTCGTGCGCACAGCAGGAGAACTCTCGCCCACGCGCATTTGCTTGACGGCGGCGTTCTTTGTCGCGCATCATAATCACTCCGCCGGGCTTGGTATGTAACACGAGCATGTCGTGTCCTTCATTGACGATAAATGGCCCGTACGGCACGTTATGCTCCGTATAATGCACGGCGGGAGCTTCAAGTTTGAACATCGGGAAGGTCATCGTCCCTTCGAGCAAAAGTTGGAACTGCGCTGCCAGGTGAAAATGGGGCTCGACCTCATACCCGTCACAGATCCTCGCGCGGATCGCCTCTGGGCCATCGTCTGCTCCTTTGAGATACATCTGCAAATTGACGGTGCCGTCACTATCGAGTGCCAGGGATTTCCACGGCACGGTTGACGGATCGACTGTAACAGATTGTGTTTTCATAGCGCCCTCCTTTTTGCTTGGATGGCCCACCTCCACATGCGCGGCAGGGGGCATCGCCCTTTCTCTACCGCCTCTCGAACAGCAATTCAACCTACACGTTGTCAACGGTTGCCGGATAAGCTGGAACGCGCCATAATGCCGCAGCGTCGGTGGACACCTACCGTAGGAGACAGAACACAATGGCAAACAACACGACCTCTAAGCGACGTCCTCTTGAGGGCGTACGTGTTATCGACCTCACCCGCATTGTGGCCGGACCGAACTGCACGCGCATGCTGGCGACGATGGGCGCGGAAGTGATTCGTGTCGAATGGCATGATGATCGTGCACTCGACTTATTACGTGGCGTGTTCCCCAAAGTCCGAGGCGGCGAACCGGACAGCCTCAATCGCAGTGGGCTATTCAACAATATCAACGCTGGTAAATACGGCGTGACCCTCAACATGAACATGCCGCAAGGGCAGGATTTGTTCAAACGCTTGATCGCGAAGTCCACAGTCCTGTGCGAGAACTATAGCCCTGGACAGATGGAACGTTGGGGCCTTGGCTATAACACCCTGCGTGAGGTCAATCCTGGACTCATCTACATGCAGATCTCCGGCATGGGGAAGTCGGGAACCTATAACGACTATTTGAGTGTCGGCCCGACAGCGCAGGCCTTGTCGGGTCTGACCCACATGTCTGGCTTGCCAGAGCCGATGCCACCAGCAGGCTGGGGCTATTCCTATCTCGACCACTCTACTGGTTACTATGGGGCGATGCTGGTGTTGGTTGCCTTGTTGAAACAACGCAAGACTGGGGTTGGATGCTATATCGACACGTCGCAAACGGAAGTTGGCATCATGACCTCAGGAACCGCAGTCCTAGAGGCGCAACTGACCGGTACACACACTGCCCGTCATGGCAATCGTATGCAAGCGGTAGACTGGGCGCCGCATGGTGCGTATCCGTGTCGTGGTACTGACGAATGGCTCACTATCGCTGTCCAGACCGACGAACAGTGGCAAGCCCTGGTGGCAGAGATTGGTTCACCTGTATGGGCACGCGAGGCGCGCTTCCAGACTGCAGCCGGGCGAAAAACCAACGAAGATGACCTCGATCGTTTGCTGACTGAATTCACTAAAAGTGAAGATCGCTATGACCTCATGACGCGACTGCAGAAACGCGACGTGCCAGCAGGAGCAGTGCAGAAAGCGGACGACCGCTGCACGCGCGATGCCCAACTCAAGGAGCGTGGCTACTTTGTTCCGCTCCCACAAAGTGAAATCGGCACCTGGCCGATCGAGGGCTTTCCCGCAAAGTTCGAGAAGATGCACGTGCATGTTGGTGGACTACCAGGGCGCGGTGCGCCGTCGCTCGGTGAGGACAACGATGCGGTGTACCGCGACGTTCTGGGACTCACACCCGAGGAAATCGCGACGCTGAGAGAGGAGTGGGTGATCTAATATGGATAACCAAGCTTTGCTGAGTTCCGCTCTTGCCGGAACGGTCGTCATCGAAAGTGGTGACGAGCGCGGAGAATTTGCTGGAGTCTTATTAGCGTCGTTTGGTGCGGAGGTCATCAAGTTGGAAGGGCGACGTGGGTCTCACTCGCGCCGCTTCGGTCCATTTACGACACCTCAGCGTGATCCAGAACAGAGTGTGTGTTTCTCGCGCTACAATTTGGGTAAGCAAAGTGTGAGCTTAGAAGTCGATCACCCAGCAGCTCGTGGTGTCTTGGAACGTCTGGCGAAGCGTGCTGACGTTATTATCGATTCCGGTGAGGCAAAAGATGTGGCGCAACGGCTAACGCTCTATCGTGCGATACAACAGACCAATCCGCGACTTGTTGTCTGCACCGTCACACCTTTTGGACTCGATGGTCCGTATCGCGACCTCAAGATGACAGACCTCACTCAGCTCGCGATGGGTGGGGTGATGGCCTCGTGCGGCTATGACTCACGTCCTGATGGCACGTTCGATACGCCGCCAATCGCGCCGGAAATGTGGCAAGCCTATCACATTGCGTGCGAAAACGCAGTGATCGCGATTGCAGCAGCGCTCAACTTTCGCGAACTCACTGGTGAAGGCGATTGTATTGATGTGTCGATTCATGAGGCCGTGAGTTTGTGCACTGAAGTGGCTATGCCGTACTACATTTATAATCAGAAAGTCATACAACGGCAGACTGGTCGTCACGCTGCTGAGGTGCGCTCGTTGCCGTGGCTCCGTCGCACCAAAGATGGGCGCT contains:
- a CDS encoding CoA transferase, which produces MANNTTSKRRPLEGVRVIDLTRIVAGPNCTRMLATMGAEVIRVEWHDDRALDLLRGVFPKVRGGEPDSLNRSGLFNNINAGKYGVTLNMNMPQGQDLFKRLIAKSTVLCENYSPGQMERWGLGYNTLREVNPGLIYMQISGMGKSGTYNDYLSVGPTAQALSGLTHMSGLPEPMPPAGWGYSYLDHSTGYYGAMLVLVALLKQRKTGVGCYIDTSQTEVGIMTSGTAVLEAQLTGTHTARHGNRMQAVDWAPHGAYPCRGTDEWLTIAVQTDEQWQALVAEIGSPVWAREARFQTAAGRKTNEDDLDRLLTEFTKSEDRYDLMTRLQKRDVPAGAVQKADDRCTRDAQLKERGYFVPLPQSEIGTWPIEGFPAKFEKMHVHVGGLPGRGAPSLGEDNDAVYRDVLGLTPEEIATLREEWVI
- a CDS encoding CoA transferase → MDNQALLSSALAGTVVIESGDERGEFAGVLLASFGAEVIKLEGRRGSHSRRFGPFTTPQRDPEQSVCFSRYNLGKQSVSLEVDHPAARGVLERLAKRADVIIDSGEAKDVAQRLTLYRAIQQTNPRLVVCTVTPFGLDGPYRDLKMTDLTQLAMGGVMASCGYDSRPDGTFDTPPIAPEMWQAYHIACENAVIAIAAALNFRELTGEGDCIDVSIHEAVSLCTEVAMPYYIYNQKVIQRQTGRHAAEVRSLPWLRRTKDGRYVKAFMFWGKRDVRVIGEMLTEIGIEHDLASESYRELAKKSPAEAQAYFSGWIDKLVAALPMEEVYHRAQAKGLLWASVRYPEENMDDPHFQARGTFQPMHHPEIGRDLLYPVSVGTDGKDRVTAFKRGAPRLGEHTQEVLERIGLSGTEMSTLKAKGAI